GGGGATTTGCTCGGGCGGGAGGACATCCTGGCCGAACTGGATCGGCTCCTGGGGCAGGGCGGGGACACACGCGGGTGGGTGCTCGTCAAGGGCGGCCCCGGAATGGGCAAGAGCGCGCTTCTCGCCCACTACCTCGCACGGCTGCACCGCTCGGGGCAGCGCATCCCCCACCACTTCCTGCGGCGCGGTGTGCAGGGCTGGGACCGCCCCGAGGTGGCAGCCCGGAACCTCGCTGCCCAGGTCGAGGCGCTGCTCCCCGAGCAGGCTCAGCCCGACGCCCGGCCCGAATTGCGCCTTCAGGAAAATCTCCAGCGCATCTCCGACGAGGTGCTCGTCCCGCGTGGAGAGCGACTGCTGCTTGTCGTTGATGGGCTCGACGAGGCCGAGCCCGTGGCCGACGGGCAGAACCCGCTTCCGTACTTCCTCCCCGAGGTGCTGCCCCAAGGGGTGCACGTCCTCTGTGCCTCGCGGCCCACCTATCCGTATCTCTCCTGGTTGGAGGCCAAGGACCGCGTCCGCCGCATCGACCTGGATGACGAGCGCTGGGCGGGCTCGAACGAGCAGGTTGTTCGAAGGTACTGGGATCACGTCGCCCCTCAATTTACCCCCCCGCTCGCCCCGTCGCTGGTCCAGGAGGCCGTGCGACGCGCCAACGGAAACGTCCTCTACACCCTCAAGCTCTCCGACTGGCTTCAGGAGCAACCGCTGGAGCGACGCCGGGTGGAACTCCTCCCCCAGGGGCTCGAGGCCTTCCTCGTCGAGGTCTGGCTGCGGCTCCAGGCTCTTCCTGCGCACGAGCGGACCGTGGCGTTCACGGGACTTGGGTTGATCGCCGCGGCCCGCGAGGCCCTGCCGCTTTCGGTGCTCGCGACCATCGCGGGCTGGCGGGACGTGGAAGGCGGAGAGCGCTTCGTCCGCGCGACGCGACCGTTCCTCCTAGAGGAGCCGGAGTCCTGGGGAGGCGAGCGCGCTTGGCGGCCCTTCCACGAATCCTTCCGTGAATTCATCGCGCGCAGACTGGGAGTGGAGGGGATGCGTCGGGAGCACCGCCGTCTGGCGGAGCACCTCTGCACGTGGCCAGTGGAGGCAGTGGGGAATGACTTCCGTTGGCACTACGCCCTGCACCATGGCGTGGTGCACTGGGTGGAGGCAGGGGACTGGCAGCGGGTGCGTTCGCTCTGCACCGACTTGGGCCACCTTGAGATGAAGTGCCGGGAGGCGGGAGTCTCCGCCGTCGAGGAAGACCTGTCGCGAGCGGCCAACGTCTCGCGGGAAGACGACCAGGGGCTTCTGCGAGAATTGCACCGAGCCGTGCAGACTGGGTCGCACTGGTTGCGGCAAGACCCTAGAGCCATGGCACAGCTCGTCTATAACCGGCTTCGGACTTCGAGGTGGACAAACTCCCGGATCGAGGAGCTATTGAGATTTCCCGACGGGCTACCCGCGCTCCGCCTCCGACATGCCGTGCGGAGAAGTGGAGGCGAACTGCGCACGCTCGTGGGCCATGAGACTGCAGTGTATGGCTGTGCGCTTACGACCGATGGCCGGAGAGCGATCTCCGCCGCTGATGATTGTAACCTCAAGGTGTGGGATCTGGAGACAGGACGCACCCTGGCTACATTGGAGGGTCACGCCAACTCGGTAATGGCTTGCTCAGTGACGCCCGATGGCCAACGAGCAGTCTCCGCCTCGTGGGACGGGACGCTCAAGATCTGGGAATTGGAAACGGGCAGCCTCCTGGCCACGCTAGAGGGCCACACCAGACCCGTATTGGGCTGCGCAGTAACGGCCGACGGCCAGCGTGTCATCTCTGCCTCGGACGATGGCACCCTCAAGGTGTGGGAGCCTGAGACAGGAGGCGTCCTGGCTACGTTAGAGGGCCACGCCAAATCGGTAACGGCCTGCTCAGTAACGCCCGATGGCCGGCGTGCCGTCTCTGCGTCCGACGATGGCACGCTCAAGGTATGGGACTTGGAGACAAATTGCGCCTTGGCCACGCTAGAGGGCCACACCAGCGCAGTGACGGCCTGCGCGGTTACGGCCGATGGCCGGCGCGCCGTCTCTGCCTCCCGTGATGGCTCTCTCAAAGTATGGGACCTAGAGACAATGCGCGCTCTGGCCACGCTGGAGCACCACACCAGCACAGTGACGGCCTGTGCGGTGACAGCTGACGGCCGACGCGCCGTCTCTGTCTTCGGTGATGGCGTCCTCAGGGTATGGGAGTTGGAGACGGGCCGAGCCCTGGTCACGTTGGAGGGCCACACTGCTCCAGTGAATGCCTGCGCAGTAACAGCCGACGGCCGTCGCGCTATCACGGCCTCCGAAGATGAAACGCTCAAGGTGTGGGACCTGGAGGCCAGTCGCTTTCTGCCCATGCTGGAGGGTCACACGGGCCGAGTGAATGCCTGCGCATTGTCTGCCGATGGTCAGCGCGCTGTCTCGGGCTCCGACGATAGCACCCTTAAGGTGTGGGACTTGGAGACAGGGGAGGTCCTGGCCACGCTGGAGGGTCACACAGCTTCAGTGAACGCCTGCGCATTACCAGTCGATGGTAGGCGAGCGCTCTCCGCCTCTGATGATGGCACTCTCAAGGTGTGGGACCTGGAAACAAGACGCGCCCTGGCCACGTTGGAAGGCCACAACGGCGCAGTGCTTGCCTGCGCGGTAACAGCCGACGGCAAACGTGCAGTCTCCGCCTCTTGGGACAGGACGCTAAAAATCTGGGACTTGGAGACAGGCCGCATCATGGCCACGCTGGAGCACCACACCGGACCCGTATTTGGCTGCGCGGTAACAGCCGACGGTCAGCGTGCCGTCTCCACTTCTGACGACGGTACACTCAAAGTATGGGACTTGGAGACAAGCCACACCTGGGCCACAGTGGAGGGTTATAGGGGGCCCGCGTATGGCTGCGCGGTGACAGCCGATGGTCGGCGCGCCGTTTCCACATCAACCTATGGGGCGCTCAAGGTGTGGGACTTGGACACGGGCCGCGTCCTATACACATTGGAGCACAATGAGGGACTCATATATGGCTGCTCGGTGACGACAGATAGCCGGAGAGTGGTCTCCGCCTCCTTTGGCGGAACACTCAAAGTATGGGACCTCTACTCCGGAGAATGTCTACAAACACTTTATGGAAACGGAGCCTTCTATTCCGTCGCCACTGTAGGGGATGTCATCTGCGCGGGTGATCACCTCGGTAACGTCTGGATATTGGAGGCGAAGCCCCGCCCCCAGAAACTCCGTACTGAAACAACCTCGGAAGAGAAAAGAGCCATGGATCTCGGCATTGTCATCGCGCTTAAGGAAGAGTTCCGCGTGTTCCGAGAGTTGTTGCCCTCAGGCCTGCGCGCCGAACGGGATGAGAAGACGGGACAGTTCGACTACACCTTCACACTCTCCGGTTCGCCCCACAGTTGTGTCGTCTCGTTCATCGGAGAAATGAACCCCGAGAACGCGGCGCTCCACACTGAGCGCCTCCTGTCCCGGTGGAACCCTCGCACCGTCGTGATGCTCGGCATCGCCGCGGGCCTCCACCAGGACGTCCGCGTCGGGGACGTCGTCGTCGCCTCCCAGGTGGACAACTACCTCGCCTCCGCGAAGGCCCTGCCGGGCTCGGCTCCGGGCTCGTTCGAGTTCTCCCTCGGTGGCACCGTGTTCCAGGGCGACCACGACTTCATCACCCGCGTGCGCAACCTCGAGTTTGCCGAGCGCGAGGCCTTCATCTCTTGGCACCAGCTCTGCCAGGAGTCCCTAGCGAAGCACGTGCCCGAGCAGGCTCGCACCGAGCTCGTCCGCCAGCGCCTCATCCGCGCTGAGCCCGAATTGCTCGACGTTCACCTTGCCTCAGGCCCCGTCGTCGGCGCCGCCCAGGAGTTCACCCGCTGGCTGCGTGAGAAGCGCGACCGCAACCTCAAGGCGCTCGACATGGAGTCCGCCGGCCTCATGGCCTCGGCCTTCAAGCGCGTCGAACCCACTCGCACCCTCGTCATTCGCGGTATCTCCGACTACGGCGACGAGCGCAAGATCACCCTGGACGCGCTCGGCGAGGGGGCCCTGCGCCGCCACGCCATGCACAACGCCACCACGCTGCTGTGGATCCTGCTGCGCTCAGGCGTACTCCCTTCCTCCTCCACCTAAGCGCAGCGTGGGGGACCTTCTCGGCCGTCGCTCGGGTCTCTGAGCTTGCCCTGGTTTTGTGGCTCTCCCGCAGCTTGTGTGAACCCTGCGCTCATGCGATTGGATGAACGAGGGAGGCTCTCCTGCCTGCCGCTGCGGAACCACATAAAGTGCGGGAGAGCCACGTAACCGGGGCAAGCCCAATGTATCGCACAAGACCTCAGCGGCTCGCGCAACGGGGGACGACGCTAGGCCCGAACGGGCAAGCCCGCTCGCCGAGTGGACGCTGATTGCACTCGACACAGTCCTGGTGCCACACTGCGTGCCCCTTCTCTCCTTCTGAGGCAGGCACAGCGGCCTTCTGCTCTGTGCGACAAGTGCATAGCGGGGGGTGTTTCTCCTATGCTTTGTGAGCTAATGTTCGAAGCACGCAGTCGGCCGTGTGACTATGTCTCGCAGTTTTCTCGGGGGAGCACGATGCGGAGTGTGAGCGCAGTCCTGACTGTGGCTGTAGTCCTTCTTGCCGGCGGCGCTGCGGCAGATGCGTTGCTTGAGCCAGGCGACGAATTCTTCAGTGAGCCAAGCCGTTCACCCGCGTCGGTGGAAACGGATCGCAAGGCCGCGAAGGCGGTGAGCGACGCGATCATCTCGGTGATCAAGGCGGAGGATCCGGGCGTGCGGGTCACCAGCACGTTTCGTGTTGGCTCGAGAGCGCATCAGCGAGGGGCGGTGGACATCGCGGGAACTGACGCGGATAGGGCGAAGGCGCTGAGCAAGAAACTCGGCAAGGGCTACCTGACCATTGTCGAGAGCGTGAACGTCGCGAAGAAGACGCAGACGAATACGTACTACTGCGACGGAAAACTCTGGCGTGCGGGTGGGAAGCCGAACCCGGACAAGGATGTTCCGATGACCGCGTTTGGCTCTTCCGGCGATCCCTCACACACGCACATCCAGAGGCAGCCAGCGGAGGCAACGTGCAACTGACTATTCGAACCATCAGTGTGCTCGGCGCGATGGTCGCAGTGTCGCTCGCAACCGCCGGACCGACTGCTGCTCAGCAGGTCGACATCCGCGCGCGAATTTCCATCTGCTATAGCATGGGGGCGATCACTCCTGCCTCGATGGCAGTGTGCTCTGGACGGCTGGTCTCGGGACCGCAGTTCGAGTCCTGCAT
The sequence above is drawn from the Archangium gephyra genome and encodes:
- a CDS encoding AAA family ATPase encodes the protein MTNEVINFRSEWVRHGDLLGREDILAELDRLLGQGGDTRGWVLVKGGPGMGKSALLAHYLARLHRSGQRIPHHFLRRGVQGWDRPEVAARNLAAQVEALLPEQAQPDARPELRLQENLQRISDEVLVPRGERLLLVVDGLDEAEPVADGQNPLPYFLPEVLPQGVHVLCASRPTYPYLSWLEAKDRVRRIDLDDERWAGSNEQVVRRYWDHVAPQFTPPLAPSLVQEAVRRANGNVLYTLKLSDWLQEQPLERRRVELLPQGLEAFLVEVWLRLQALPAHERTVAFTGLGLIAAAREALPLSVLATIAGWRDVEGGERFVRATRPFLLEEPESWGGERAWRPFHESFREFIARRLGVEGMRREHRRLAEHLCTWPVEAVGNDFRWHYALHHGVVHWVEAGDWQRVRSLCTDLGHLEMKCREAGVSAVEEDLSRAANVSREDDQGLLRELHRAVQTGSHWLRQDPRAMAQLVYNRLRTSRWTNSRIEELLRFPDGLPALRLRHAVRRSGGELRTLVGHETAVYGCALTTDGRRAISAADDCNLKVWDLETGRTLATLEGHANSVMACSVTPDGQRAVSASWDGTLKIWELETGSLLATLEGHTRPVLGCAVTADGQRVISASDDGTLKVWEPETGGVLATLEGHAKSVTACSVTPDGRRAVSASDDGTLKVWDLETNCALATLEGHTSAVTACAVTADGRRAVSASRDGSLKVWDLETMRALATLEHHTSTVTACAVTADGRRAVSVFGDGVLRVWELETGRALVTLEGHTAPVNACAVTADGRRAITASEDETLKVWDLEASRFLPMLEGHTGRVNACALSADGQRAVSGSDDSTLKVWDLETGEVLATLEGHTASVNACALPVDGRRALSASDDGTLKVWDLETRRALATLEGHNGAVLACAVTADGKRAVSASWDRTLKIWDLETGRIMATLEHHTGPVFGCAVTADGQRAVSTSDDGTLKVWDLETSHTWATVEGYRGPAYGCAVTADGRRAVSTSTYGALKVWDLDTGRVLYTLEHNEGLIYGCSVTTDSRRVVSASFGGTLKVWDLYSGECLQTLYGNGAFYSVATVGDVICAGDHLGNVWILEAKPRPQKLRTETTSEEKRAMDLGIVIALKEEFRVFRELLPSGLRAERDEKTGQFDYTFTLSGSPHSCVVSFIGEMNPENAALHTERLLSRWNPRTVVMLGIAAGLHQDVRVGDVVVASQVDNYLASAKALPGSAPGSFEFSLGGTVFQGDHDFITRVRNLEFAEREAFISWHQLCQESLAKHVPEQARTELVRQRLIRAEPELLDVHLASGPVVGAAQEFTRWLREKRDRNLKALDMESAGLMASAFKRVEPTRTLVIRGISDYGDERKITLDALGEGALRRHAMHNATTLLWILLRSGVLPSSST